One window from the genome of Malus domestica chromosome 01, GDT2T_hap1 encodes:
- the LOC103448214 gene encoding uncharacterized protein: MVGVKWKYVEAKAAAYYYHGLILDEGNTEKFHGMAVAALQAADEYFKESKKACEAFNAAPPLSRNSPLWGTMKYLSEKIPKDASSKVRIKRDLYSHKKIMETAPTLPNFALALKPEKFQLPLVDPSWNMEHMNKGSNQLRNDIT, from the exons ATGGTTGGGGTGAAGTGGAAATATGTTGAGGCAAAG GCTGCTGCATATTACTATCATGGTTTGATCCTTGATGAGGGTAACACAGAAAAATTTCATGGGATGGCTGTAGCTGCTTTGCAAGCAGCAGATGAGTATTTCAAAGAAAGTAAGAAGGCATGCGAAGCATTTAACGCTGCTCCCCCTTTGTCAAG AAATTCACCGCTCTGGGGAACCATGAAGTATCTATCTGAGAAAATTCCAAAAGATGCTTCAAGCAAAGTGCGGATAAAACGTGATCTGTACTCGCACAAAAA AATCATGGAGACAGCACCAACATTGCCCAATTTTGCATTGGCCTTGAAACCAGAGAAATTCCAACTTCCTCTAGTAGACCCCTCTTGGAACATGGAGCACATGAATAAGGGCTCCAACCAGCTTAGGAATGACATAACATAA